The DNA window GCGCAGGGACTTCGAAAAGCACGTGGACCATTACCGGGGCAAGGCATCCCAGAGGCCGCGCCCGTCGCTCTTTCAACACAGGAAACCGTCATGGCGGACCAGAAGATCCGTATCAGGCTCAAGGCCTACGATCATCGCCTGATCGACCGCTCGGCAAGCGAGATCGTCGAAACGGCCAAGCGGACCGGCGCGCAAGTGCGCGGCCCGATCCCGCTTCCCACCAAGATTGAACGCTACACCATCTTGGTCTCCCCGCACGCCGATAAGGACGCGCGTGACCAGTACGAGACCCGCACGCACAAGCGCGTGCTGGATATCGTCGATCCCAACGACA is part of the Pseudoxanthomonas sp. JBR18 genome and encodes:
- the rpsJ gene encoding 30S ribosomal protein S10 yields the protein MADQKIRIRLKAYDHRLIDRSASEIVETAKRTGAQVRGPIPLPTKIERYTILVSPHADKDARDQYETRTHKRVLDIVDPNDKTVDALMKLELAAGVDVQIKLT